The genomic interval acataaataaaattgacattGACAATTGACAATgactaaaacacagaaaagatcATTAGGGTGATGGAGGCCTTCCAGCCTAAGACACTTGAAGCtgatcaccaaagataaatagtCCAAAATACCCATGGAAACAAGCAAAAAGCTGATCAGTAATTACAAGAGGTGTTAGATAGctgtaatgacaataaagatcttccaaaaaatattgaaaagggtataaataattgtagacattgaaataaaaacataaataattatttttacgttttattatcatttgagagatgcctgtctcatttcctatcagaaacaaatttcttggtggaagtattttaaatgtaaatctgcCAGGGTGTGAATCATTTTGAGCTTAACTGTATCTATAagccttttttaaaaaaaaaaaaaactaaccattttttaaaacttaaaaatgtgtttatcttttatttttatagaaatTTTGATCTTCTGGAGTTCAGAACTCAATCCTGAGTAGATATTGAAATTATCTACCAGAATGATCCATTTGAATTTTTGTTGTACTGAAAAGAGGTCTATAGTGCCCCCGACCCTGCTTGTGTGAAACCCTAAGCGGCCACGTAGTTCGCATGTGCCTTGGGTCATTTGGGAGTGATGGATGAGTTCAAGGTAGGGAACACATAAGGAATTAGCTGTGAGACACTTTTTGTTGCAGGTTGACAAGATGGCAGAGAAAGGGTTGATGTGACGGAGGGGAATAATGGGAATTGACTGAATAAAACGCAGCACCATCAGATGACCACTCATCATTTACATAGACCACATGACATGTTTGTACATGTTCAACGTTTGACTGTAGTGATGAACCATCTGCGAGGGACCTCCTAGGACTGGAACAGCTCTAAATAGTTCAAAGATGAATGGCATTTTCCAACTCATTTTGTTTCTACTTTTCCAAACAACAGTTTTATTGCTTTGATGTTTTTACACCAGTCTCATTCCAAATGCAAAATACATTTATCTTAGTAGTTGGTAAACAACGTTGGCTTGAAAAGCTTGAGTATTTGGGTTACATTCATTGAgtttaatacaaaaaagcaCATGTTAGCTATTACTCCTATGGTAAAATCAAGTTGTTGTTTTATTGTCCCTGATTGACCAAGcagtgatttaaataaataatatgacATTACCAACATGCTACACACAGTGTCTCTCTGTCTGGAAATCATGGACATTGTAGCATGTTGCACCCTAGAGGTTTgatattgtaaaatatttacttGAACTTGGTCTTTCACCCAAACTAGTGGTTTTTATATCCAAAATGTATGGTTTGGTTTCCAAGTCAACTGGCAAAAAAAATGGTGaatgaaacaggaaaaaaagtaTTCTCAGATGTGAATCCTAGTTTCCAAGGAACATCTAAGTAGTATCAAAATGTTCTCACAGATAGGTCAAATCCAGTTGTATAACATAAGCAATAAGAAGCAACAATGTCCATAATAtttaaggttgttattttcaaaagctaCTTTTAATCTGATCAACAAGCCTCATCTCAACGCATCTTCTGTTTTACTGAAAATGACTTTATACAGGAACATCACAGAAGATTGGAATACGCGTTCCGATGAGGCTTGTACGTCCGATTAAAAGTTAAAGCTTTGAAAATAGCAACCTTTaaacaggtattaaacatacttttcataagcccacatttctattttaagagtttaatttcatttgtctgatgtaatattctaatctgaaatgtcatgttttcattagctgtaagcagaaagtCATAGTTATTAGAAATAAAGTCTTGAAAACATCAggctgtgtgtaattaatctgaaTAATCTGTTTCATTTAGTTACTTGagtttataaaataaatcaacttttcaATAATGTTCCATTTTATTGAGCCAATAGCATCTGATGGAGTGCTGTTCAATGCATCGTCTGAAAACAGAGGTCACGACAACTGGAAACAAAGGAGGACATGGCCGTCCAGCTAAACTGACAGGTTTGGCCAAGAGAACATCAAttacagaagcagccaagaggcccagagtaactctggaggagatgcagagattcacagctcaggtcaGAAAATCTATGGACAGGGCAAGTAAAGGAGAGTAACTGATAAAATAATAGTAGtattatttaaagtttgccacaagtggacacaacaaaaaacatgtagaaCAAAGTGCTGTAGAGAtgacatttttcagcaggaaaagGAAACTGGAAAGAGGTCacggaaagatggatggagctgaatacaggacaatcctggatgaaaacgggttagaggctgcaaagatTTGATACTGCGGCAAAGGTTGACCCTTCAGCagaacactgaccttaaacaTATATCCatatctacaatggaatggtttagatcaaagcatattcatatgttagaataATCCAGTTAAAATCCAGAccttaattttaataaaaatctgtggtaagacttgaaaagtGACGTTCACAGACCCTCTCTGTCCAAACAGACcaagcttgagctgttttacaaagaagaataggcAATGGTTTCAGTCTCTACATATTCAAAGCTTGGAGAGACTGGAAACATACATATGATTTGTTGAAAAGAGAGTTATAATTATATCTTAACCCTCATAATTACAATCTATATGTTTTGTATGTGCCgcctgacaaaaactattacATTTAGCTGGAAATGCAGGGCCAGAGTGAAAACATAACTGATGAGCAACTCATTTTAACGTTTTAGGATCAGGAAGCTACATCCAAGGAGATGATAAACAGCCTTATTCAAATAAGACAAAGAGTGAGTCAGAAAACAAAGTGAAGCAAAGGTTTCTGAAGATGTTTTACATGAGCACCTCAGAGACCTGAACCCTATCAAGACTCATGTTTGCCAAATCCTTACACAATCCAACAAAACTCTACATTATGACCAACAATTCATCTTGAAGGAGCATTATTTTTGGATTTGAGTTGATAGGTTTCGGTCTACATGTTGAGGCAGTGTAAACAATCTTTATCAGTGTAATAAATGTCCAAATACAGCTATATTCTGTGCAGCTGCAGAGTTAACTGGAGCCAAAAATGATTTTGCAAGGCTTAAGTGATGACTAATCCAGTAAACATTTGCTTCTTCTGTCAGAAAGCCAACTCACACTCCTTTCACTTTGCCTTTTTCGATCATTTCAACCTGCTATATTTTCCCTCATGTCCTCCTTTTTTCTGACACAACTGTGTCTGTGAATCTTAAATAATACATCTACATTTTTCACATCTTGTGACTTCTGCGTGGGTGGAGTGTGTTCTCACAGTGGCAATATGACTGCCAGTGCATGTGCTGATGAATTTCATGTGGGTGTGTTATGTGTGTTTCTCAGTGCTTGAAGGAACAGAGTAATTGCATCGTGTTGCAGCTATAAAGTTGACTCAGTCTCTTAATGAGAATAACGGCTGCTGTGACCACAGTAGGGTCCAGATTTCTGTGGATTGAGgatgacatacacacacacacacacacacacacacacacacacacacacacacacacacctttaagtTATGATGCACTATTAAGTTTTAAACaaatacagctgaaaccagatgtttacatacactgcatgaaaagacatttttctctctgacattaaatcagaccaagCTTTAgatacaaatttttttttctatttgctaaatgccagaataagatatttttgaaatgaactttcttttaattttgaggtttacacagaattacatttttaactgtatgacttgggtcaaacagTTTGGGTGTTTTTCCACAAGCGTCTTACAGTTTgcatagtttgctggaattacTCCTGACAGGGGTGGTGTACGCAGGCTTGCaaacttcttcttttttttcctccaaatgtaaaaaTTTTTATTGCTAGTcactttcatttttgttttaccagaCAATAGAACATGCTTCCAAAAGTGTAGCTTTTCATCGCTGAGAGCAACTGCAAACTGTAATCgagctttttatgttgcttcatACTATATCTTCCCACTCTGAGTGGTGTTTTAGCCCATCTTGGCACAGGACTTGTTTTGCTGTGAATAATGAcacttttgcttttgttgtagGCTTTTTACTCTGATTTCACACCAAACACATTTATCTCTAAAACAAAGAACCCATCTCTGTGCCCAATGGGATGATAGCTGAACATTTCCATGATATTTATACATGACGGCACATAAGTAAGCAGCGTGTTTCAAAAATGGACTTAAATAGGTTAAAATTTGTGACCAGTGTTAGTCAGTGCGTCTACTAATGAGCTCCTGTGTAAAACCAAAAAGACTTCCCCAAAACTTTGTGTTAAAGGTCTGTTCTTCGGTTCAAAAAGCATGTCATAAAATGTACGggaattaaaatatatttttttgaaacACTAAAAATTCAGTTAGCCACAAAGCATCTGTAGTGTTGGATAAAGAAACTGAAACTCTGACCTGCACTGTGTATTAACTGGTAAAGGCACCTGCTTTTATGCATAATACAATTATCACCTGATCACCCTGACAGATGTTACTGCTGTGAGTCTCTGGAGTAGAAGGGGTGATGAGACAGTAGAGCATGCAGCTTTGTAATCACCACAAGGGCcgcagtttgtgagactgaagggttgtgtgtctaaccaggtagtcagcagcacagcagcaccacaggggactgtactctcaccattgcttttcactctgtacatctCAGACTTCCAGTGTCATAATCTGTAACCATGTGACTCTAGAGCAGACAACAGTCTTTGggtttaacaggtttattgaGGAACTGGAGCACAAGGCATGGCACGGTCGAGAGACACAAGTGAAACAGAGCAATATCTCGCTGGTCCAATTACCAGTCTTGTTAGTTAACAATCTGACGCCTCCTTCAGGGTTCCTGCTGCTTAAAAGCTGTTTGTTGATTAGCCCAGATGAGTATCAGCTTTGTGGTTGCACCTGCCTGTCGCACCCTGCAGGAGGAAGTGAGTAAGAAAAActgcacaaacacaacacaaacctgTGCTCAGCTCCGTGGCATGACAtccagaaaaagacagaaatactcggatgattctgcagtcgtggggtgtatcagagatggacaagaagctgagtacaggaaggtggtggaccgctttgtggcatggagtggaaacaatcatctcatcttgaatgtgaataaaacaaggaGATGactagattttaagagaaacaggaacagGTCAAACagtatttccatcatgggagaagaggtggaggtggtggaggagtataaatacctcggtgttcacctggacaacagactagagtggagatgcaactgtgaagccatctacaagaagggacagagcccactgtacttcttgaggaagcttaggacttTCGGTGGTTGCAACAAgatgcatatcttctataagtctgttgtggagagcgTGATCATTTCTGCCATCATCTACTGGGGAAGTGGCACCAGAAccagagacttaaaaaagctcaacaagctgataaagaaggctggctctgttcttgggactcctctggaacctctggagatcattgtggaaagaaggattcttcataaaatgaagaacattatggagaaccctgagcatcctcttcatgagactgtcctacaacaacagagtgtcttcagtcagaggcttcttcagatctgctgtaagacggagcgctacaggagatccttcctgcccacagccatcagcatctacaacggctctttgaggaaaccttcataatgagctacaacaacatttaatttccctttgggattaataaagtatttttgaattgaattgaactgaaagaCACATTTGAGTCagcaagcaaaacaaaaaaagaataaacaacaTCAACACCAAGCTCCTTTTTGGACTCCCAGAACAGCAGCAATCCCACTGCAAGACCAATTACCAGTCAAGTAAAAGTATTTACATcatgtgttttatgtttgtggtgACATTAAAACTTAACATAAAGAGATATTGTTAGATCCgtgttgttctgtgaagaccttcTCTCAAGGGCAGGGCATGAATGAAAGTATTTCTGTTTACTTGAAAATTTGAGTCTCTTTAGGCTCTTATTTCAGTctagagtgtttttttttttcctttgctccAAGGATCAAGACCTCCAACAACCTGAATCTCCCAGGTTAAAAACAGCTATTTTTTCCACTATGAAAAACATTCATATATCTCTTCTCATAACGATCAgtggtgtatatatatatatatatatatatatatatatatatttcttttttttttttggatggtGGAGCGTGctatttacacaaaaaagcCTGCTCTGAGCTATTTAAGAAATAATCTGATCCCAACAGTGCAGACAGATCACGGTCAGAGCTGCCAATAAAACTGCCAAAGGGGTCAGCTTTCCTCCTTAGGTCACAAGTAGCCTTTGGTGGTGACACAGAGGACACGGGCTGATGGAATAACTATTTAAAATAGACAAGATTCACCTTCAGGGAACTTTCATCAGATGAGAAAACTGCTGTTTCATCCCCTACCGACTGCGATACAGTTcaaagaaaaagtgaaaaaatgatGATTTAGCTTTAGATGCTGCGAACCATGTGGACTGAGCTGTTATGTAATAGCACTCATACTCATAGCATACAGTATTCATACAGCCTGAGGTACAGTGGTTCAGAGGGGAGTTTGATGGGTTTCTTGTTTGCAAACAACAGTTCTTGAGCATCCCTGCTATCAGTCACTGGTATCATTGCTGACATAACAGCCTCTGCAGCCTGGATAACCCAGAGCAAAACGTGTGATAACTCAAGGGGGTCCCTCTGGATAAGGGGTATATCCCTGCGTCTTTCCTACCATTTCACTCCTTTTCCTTCTCTGCAACAACATGGTAGGATTCCTTCACAACAATGCAGTCATGAAATAAACAAGCTCAACTAAGGAAAATAAGGAGCATTAAATCAAAGAGAAATACACTGTGAATGTGATCTTCTGGAGATTGGTAAAGATTAAATGATTATAAGCATTGCAGCATGCTATCCTGACTGCCAGGCAAGACTGTATGAAGTTTATATGAGGAAAAGCTGCcccccccaaacacacacacacacacacacacacacacacacacacacacacacacacacacacacacacacacacacacacacacacacagacatttatgtGCAGCCAGAGCCAATCAATTTTTGAAAATCAAGTTCTCACTGAAAAAGTGTGGAGAAGACTgacaaaattacttttaaaattttttccaACTATTTTTTAGTTGTCAAAAAATATATCCGCTTTGACACCAGTAGGGTTGTAGAAAAATTATAGTTTCAAAATCAGTGTTGatctttttcctttactgtatagtctcttgttcttttttgattttagattttttactttgtgtgtttctgaacATCTttatttgcctttcactttgatacttgtacacctgaatttccccactgtggtACAATAatggatatttctattctattctattctattctattctattctattctattctattctattctagtctagtctagtctagtctattcTAGATATCTTGGAATTAAACGATAAAGTTTAGCAAGCAGGCATTTATTTTCTACAGGATCTAATTTGCTTCTATACAGTGCTGGTCCCACTTTTTGGCACccttggtaaagatgtgtagaaATCCTTCGGAtaaattttcatgttttttttagctgCATAATCTGCATAAGATTTCTTTTCAATGGGGACAAAAGAATCTCACCTTAAAACTGAGCTGTTTTAACATCACAAGTGCCAGATTGACTTGTACCCCTACCATAcctgttaaaataaatgtaactgaagcatttttttatttatactttatcaGTTAAGTTGAACAGATTTTATAAGACTTTCTAAGTAGTAATTTATGTCTTTCGGTTTCCTTGGGGAATAAAAGTGATGTGACACAGGGCGacatttctttttgccactaGGCATGGCTGGATGCTGACACCTCTTTATTTTGCCACACCACACAGGTAGGATATTGGTAATGGATGTAAAAACCATATCCAAAGCTTGTATTTAGGAAAACTGCAACAAAGACAGCTAAGCAATTTTGGGGTAATTAAATCTCTCTAACAAGTGTCTGTAACTCCAGTCTTCAAgtgccactgtcctgcaacgtttagatgcatccctgctccaacacacttTAATCAAAAGGCTGAATTGCATCCTTGGCATGTCAGCAAGTCTTGCAAAAGCTTGGTCATTAGACATTCATTTGACCATTTGATTTTGGTGTGTTACAGAGCAGGGCCCTGCTCTATAACAACCATTATATACTATCTGCATGTCAGCCAGTTTTTTGGAAGTGAGACCAGCAAAAAATACTTTCCTGTCCTACCATAACAAATGACGATGTGTGGAGTTTGTGGTGAACTGTATGGGATATTAACTGGAGCCATGTGCTTTGGCCTGATGAAACTAAGATCTAGCTGTTCAGCAGCAAAAGCTCCAGGTGGGTACAGTGTATGAATATATAGAAAAGCACCTCATTCCTGCTTTAAGTACGGTGGAGGGTCTTTAATGGTGTGGGTCTGTTTGTTACTCCAAAGGCCCTTGGGACCTTGTCCCAGTGATACTTGAGCTGCCTTTAAGGGTACTCAGAAACAATTGTGTTAATTATTTGCAAGGTAAGTACAAACTGGTTATGTATGATGTGGAGCTAATAACTATCAACAGCCAAAAAGATGAGTTGTTCCTCCACGTGGATCTTTGGATTTTCATCCTGACGTAACAGTGtttcagttccaaaataaaaaaggggGATTTGTCAAGTGATATTTTTCAGTGATCAGGTCAAATATTATATGCAATACTAACTAATAACAATGCAATTGACATTTTTGTAATTTCCACCACACCACAGCAACACATTCCATAAAGGAAGCTTGACATTACTGCATTACTGAAAGACAAACAAATTATTAGAACAGTAAAACATAAAGTTTTTTGAGCAAGAATATTAGATTTTTGAGGTCAGGGGTGGAAAAAATCTGGAACTTGAAACTTGGAAAATTCAGCTCTGGTGTAAAAAAATCACAGGCATCCAGCTCCTTTTGTCAACTTGCTAAATGGTATAGGAAGAGCCTACCAGCTGTTATTTTGGCAAAAGGGgggttgtacaaagtattgacagcaGGGGAGCCAAATAACTGTGGTATTTAGGATTTTGTACAAAACACCTACTTCTTTATTCACACTAAACAAATGTACTTTAGACCTTTCTGAAATATATTTGGCCATTTATGAGATCCCCTTTACATGCTTCTTCAAATGATTGCTGTACcaaattatttcttaaaacaAAGAGTCCTGAGTATAAAAACTAGTTCAAACAGATATGAGAGCaccatggtgtgtgtgtgtgtgtgtgtgtgtgtgtgtgtgtgtgtgttagtaaGATCGTAAGTGTAGCTTGTGTTCATACTAAATAACTAATATTCACTGAACAAGAATAACCATATGACCACTGATCGGTGATATGATTATTATGATGATTATCTCGTCATCATAGTAACTGTTATTGAGTGGGATATAATGTTTATAAAATGCTTGCATCCTGTTACAAGTAAATACAATCCTCCTGGGTAAAATTTACATGCACGCTCCACGACATCCCCATCTGTCTTCTTAACTTTTGCTAGCATGAATATTATTCAAAAGTCACATGAGCCAGCCACCGGCTGCACGTGTATTGCGCACGATATTTCCGGAGATGAAGGAGGCGTCGCGGAGCGCGCATGAGCGGGAATAAGCACAGAAGGATCCCTTTGTAACCTCATCTGCACAGCTTTTTACTTCGGGTTAAACAGCTGTTGTTACAGCGGGGATTAAGGAGGTTTTTGACTGCAGTTCTGTAAATGCATAGCttgaatactttttcatggAACTTAAATGACAGGAAATCCTTATTTGGACATTTCAGCACTGGACAGCTCTCTGCGTGTGCGGGCGTTTGGCATGGGGCAGGGCTGGTTTGCCACAGCTAGAGGTTGTCAGGAGCTGAGCGTGTGGAGGACACTCCACAACCTCTCTCCCACCGATGCAACTAACACGGAACTGCAGGAGATGAGCATCCCGCAGTTCCTCTTGGAGGGGTCCATTGTGGTTTCGGCAGTTGTTACGCTCTTGACGAACTTTTCAGTGCTGCTATGTTTCACCCAGAGCGCAGAGTTACGATCCCATGTTCCGGGGATCTTCATCCTGAATCTCTCCATCTCCAATATTATCCTCGCTCTCATCAACATGCCTGTCACTTTTCTGGGGGTGGCCAGCAGCGCAAAGCCCCTCAGGGACCAACTGTGTCGCGCTGTCAGTTTTACCGAGACTTTCACCACCTGCAACGCCATGCTGAGCATGGCCGCTCTCAGCGTGGACAGGTGGGTGGCGGTGGTGTTTCCTCTCAGATATTCCAGTAAGATGCGCTACAGGGACGCCTTTGTGATCGTGGCCTACTCCTGGCTCCACTCCCTCGCTTTCTCCCTGACCCAGCTGATGATGCGCTGGGGGGCGTACAGCCACACGTACGCGTCATGCACTTTGCACCTGGATGTGGAGGAGGCGTCGCAGCGGAGTGCCTATGCCACCTTCACGGCGCTGTTCTACTGCAGCAGCTTCGCGCTCTGCCTCTTCGTCCTCTGCTTTGCCTACCTGAAAGTTCTGAGAGTGGCCAGGTCGCACTGCAAGAGGATAGATGTCATCACAGTGCAGACTCTGCTTCTGCTGGTGGATATTCACCCCAGGTGGAGTATGGTGGaggagaaaaacatgaaatatccgtctgttgatctaaGTAATCTTTACGTTTATTGATGTCAGgcatgtaatatttttttgtctctgtgcGTCAGTGTAAAGGAGAGGTGTCTGGCTCAACAAAGGAAGAGAAGGCAGCGAGCCGCTAAGAAGATCTGCATCTTCATCGGTTCCTTCATCATCTGCTTTTCACCATATGTCATAACGAGGTAACTCCCTGCTATGGACCTGGCATGTATTTCCAAACATGCATTTAGCAGATGTTTTGTATAACACTCTACCGTGTTACTGTGGTATAAAAGAAGTATCACACTGGGTCCCAACAAAGCATAGAAAGCCTAACATCTCAACGCTCATGCAATGCCGCTCTACACAGACTGAAAGTGTAATTAATTGTGTCTGTCAGGCAAGACTGAAGTTTGTGATCAATGCTGTTAATATTAAAGTTTGCTTTGTAAGTATTATTAATATGCTGTGTTTGTGTAAAGATGATTGACTGTATACTTTCACATACATAGTCACGGTTTAACCTCCTATAGCTCTCAGTCTTGTCTGGAGAAATATGAGCACATTTTGATTCTTCGAATGGAGAAACCTTAGACAATATACTATAGGTCAACTGGTCACTGATTTATATGTAAGCACTgggattttaaaatgaactctaaACTTTATAGGCAGCCAGagtgaagaaataaataatttttgagcTCACTTATCAGAATATGATAATAACGTCTGCACAGCATTCCTGAGTCTTAAACGTGAAGAAGCAAATGCAAGAGAACTTGAGTTTAGCTGTGTTccttaactgaaataaaatgagaTGGACTGTGAA from Girardinichthys multiradiatus isolate DD_20200921_A chromosome 5, DD_fGirMul_XY1, whole genome shotgun sequence carries:
- the gpr78a gene encoding G-protein coupled receptor 26, translating into MTGNPYLDISALDSSLRVRAFGMGQGWFATARGCQELSVWRTLHNLSPTDATNTELQEMSIPQFLLEGSIVVSAVVTLLTNFSVLLCFTQSAELRSHVPGIFILNLSISNIILALINMPVTFLGVASSAKPLRDQLCRAVSFTETFTTCNAMLSMAALSVDRWVAVVFPLRYSSKMRYRDAFVIVAYSWLHSLAFSLTQLMMRWGAYSHTYASCTLHLDVEEASQRSAYATFTALFYCSSFALCLFVLCFAYLKVLRVARSHCKRIDVITVQTLLLLVDIHPSVKERCLAQQRKRRQRAAKKICIFIGSFIICFSPYVITRLVELLPSVDIPQHWGIATKCLVYAKASSDPFVYCLLRHQYRKVLVSIIRRIVRKDQFFLSAHSTSSMWDTTDENFPDRIT